The region CTATCTCTTTAATCCTTATCCTAGTGCTATTATACTTCAACTTTGGGAATGTAAAAGACACTGCTATTGCGGCACTTACGATTCCGTTTGCTTTTATTGGAGGATTTATGTCATTATGGATGACTGGCACGATATTTGGAATATCTGCTGGTATAGGGTTCATTATTCTTTTTGGTGTTGCTACGATAGATGGTATTGTACTAATCGGAGTAATGAGAGAAAACCTACAGCACAGAATGCCTTTAATAGACGCCATTAAAGATGGAGTGAAGAGTCGTATTAGACCAGTAGTTATGATTGCCCTTATGGGATCGATGGGACTACTACCAGCGGCACTGTCTAATGGAATGGGATCTGAGATCCAAAAGCCATTAGCTATTATGATTGTAGGAGGATTACTTATCTGTATGATACTTTCCTTTACTATCCTACCGCTAGTATTCTATTGGGCTTATAGAAATAAGAAGTAGATTTTTTCATATATTTTTTTTGGAGAGGCTTTGTGTTATTAAATGCAAAGCCTCTTTTTTTTGCAGAAAATTTTTACACACACCACAATCACCTCCTCTTCTTAAACTCTAAAGGACTCATCCCTGTATGTCTAAAAAAAAACTTCGTAAAATGGCTAGCATCTGTAAAGCCAAACTCTATCGCTATAGAGGATAAAGAATGATCTGTATGCTTTATTCTATTCTTGATAGTTTCTATTTTTAAAGCATTGATATAACTGCTAATGCTCATCTCCATTTTAGTAGAAAAGAAGTTTCTCAAGCCTGATTCTGATAATCCAAATATTGTACTCAAATGCTTTAATCCTAGTTTTTCAGGGAAGTGGATATGACCATGTATATAGTTCTGTATACGCTCTATTTTAGAGGCTGTATAGGCATCTGAAGCCACGGTAGGTTCTGTACAATATTTATCCATAAGGATTAATACACTTCTAAGTAGATTAATATGCAACTCAGACACTTGCTGCTTATTCTCCTCCCATTCTATGATCATCAAATCTATAATGACTATAATCTTACTAACTAATGCTAAATCATCAGTCTTAAACTTACCTGAGTTCCACTTTCGAGCTAAGCTAGTCAACAGATTATCCCAGTAGTCAGTACTACTTGTATTAATTCCATCCTTTACAGCACTAGGCAAAAACTTTATCACTCTAAACCTAGTCTGTCCCTCGATATAGAAGTGATGACTATCCTCCGGAGATAAAAATATAATAGTATCTCCTTGATAATTAGACTCCTCTTTATTTAAATCGTGTACACCATACCCTTCACTTAAGAGCATTAACTCAAAGTGATTATGGTTATGATATGTAAAAGGCCATTGTTCTGTGCGGAAATGCCTTAAAAATAGAGGTTCAAACTGGACTAGTTTCATAGCACAAACTTAACGAATTATACTATTAATATAACACTTTATACCAAATTAACTTCTAGAACTCTTCTACTTTTGCCTACTTACAAACTCAACTTATATGTCAATCAAAAATAAAGACAAATATGCCATCCCTGTCATGGCCTTTACTGCAGGAACTATTGTCGCCAATGTCTATTATAGTCAACCTATTCTTAAGAATATAGCAGAGACTTTAGGTGAAGCAGAAACAGCAGTCGGGAAAGTATCTATGCTAGCGCAAATAGGCTATGGTGTAGGGATGTTCTTTTTACTTCCCTTAGGTGATAAAATAAATAGAAAGCGATTAATCATCACTATTTCTATTATTCAGACTTTGATCTTACTAATTATCGCTAATACGAATTCACTTACTCCTCTTTTAATTCTTAGCTTCCTAACAGGAGTATGCTCTACTCCAGCGCAAATCATCTTACCGATGGC is a window of Myroides oncorhynchi DNA encoding:
- a CDS encoding AraC family transcriptional regulator, encoding MKLVQFEPLFLRHFRTEQWPFTYHNHNHFELMLLSEGYGVHDLNKEESNYQGDTIIFLSPEDSHHFYIEGQTRFRVIKFLPSAVKDGINTSSTDYWDNLLTSLARKWNSGKFKTDDLALVSKIIVIIDLMIIEWEENKQQVSELHINLLRSVLILMDKYCTEPTVASDAYTASKIERIQNYIHGHIHFPEKLGLKHLSTIFGLSESGLRNFFSTKMEMSISSYINALKIETIKNRIKHTDHSLSSIAIEFGFTDASHFTKFFFRHTGMSPLEFKKRR